From one Azospirillum ramasamyi genomic stretch:
- a CDS encoding F0F1 ATP synthase subunit A, protein MDPLHQFQINPLFQIVLGGYDVSFTNSAFFMVVAVAAIYALLVMGMANKSMVPGRLQALAEMFYEFVANLVRDNAGHDAKPYFPFVFSIFMFVLFGNMLGMIPYTFTFTSHIIVTFALAATVFVFVTLLALMKHGLHFFTFFMPHGAPKALAPILIPIEVISFVMRPVSLSIRLFANMMAGHTMLKVFAGFTVMMISGFGALGFVTGLVPLAINVALIGFEFLVAFLQAYVFSVLTCLYIRDALELH, encoded by the coding sequence TTGGATCCGCTGCACCAGTTCCAAATCAACCCGTTGTTCCAGATCGTGCTCGGCGGCTACGACGTGTCCTTCACGAACTCGGCCTTCTTCATGGTCGTGGCCGTGGCGGCGATCTACGCCCTGCTGGTCATGGGCATGGCGAACAAGTCGATGGTTCCCGGCCGCCTGCAGGCGCTGGCCGAGATGTTCTACGAGTTCGTCGCGAACCTGGTGCGCGACAACGCCGGCCACGACGCCAAGCCCTATTTCCCGTTCGTGTTCTCGATCTTCATGTTCGTGCTGTTCGGCAACATGCTCGGCATGATCCCCTACACCTTCACCTTCACCAGCCACATCATCGTCACCTTCGCCCTGGCTGCCACGGTGTTCGTGTTCGTGACGCTGCTGGCGCTGATGAAGCACGGCCTGCATTTCTTCACGTTCTTCATGCCGCACGGCGCTCCCAAGGCCCTCGCCCCGATCCTGATCCCGATCGAGGTGATCTCCTTCGTGATGCGCCCCGTCAGCCTCTCGATCCGACTGTTCGCCAACATGATGGCCGGTCACACGATGCTGAAGGTCTTTGCCGGCTTCACGGTCATGATGATCAGCGGCTTCGGCGCGCTGGGCTTCGTCACCGGCCTCGTCCCGCTGGCGATCAACGTCGCGCTGATCGGTTTCGAGTTCCTGGTGGCGTTCCTGCAAGCCTACGTCTTCTCGGTCCTGACCTGCCTCTACATCCGCGACGCGCTGGAACTGCACTAA
- a CDS encoding AtpZ/AtpI family protein: MDNKTPPDPLGDLEARLRKAREGQRGWSGGPGSKYHRPPQGALATAWRIGTELVAAMIVGVGGGLLLDRWLGTAPWGLIVMFFLGAAAGVLNVYRAVNGLGIAAGYRRPTGDDNERQDGDAH, encoded by the coding sequence ATGGACAACAAAACGCCCCCCGATCCTTTGGGTGACCTCGAGGCCCGGTTGCGTAAGGCGCGCGAGGGACAACGCGGCTGGTCTGGCGGACCCGGTAGCAAATACCACCGTCCGCCGCAGGGCGCCCTCGCCACCGCCTGGCGTATCGGGACGGAGCTTGTTGCTGCCATGATCGTCGGCGTCGGCGGCGGGCTTCTGCTCGACCGTTGGCTCGGCACCGCGCCCTGGGGACTGATCGTCATGTTCTTCCTGGGGGCCGCGGCGGGAGTCCTGAACGTCTACCGGGCCGTCAACGGCTTAGGCATCGCCGCCGGCTACCGCCGGCCCACTGGGGACGACAACGAGCGCCAAGACGGCGACGCACACTGA
- a CDS encoding SCO family protein, whose amino-acid sequence MKARFIRIAAASVLAIAVSAGIAWWQVRNAETTVESGVKTAVPIGGPFTLTDNHGRTVTDADFRGKYMLIYFGYTYCPDVCPTELGVMTQVVDQLGPKAERIQPVFITVDPDRDTVAHINDYVGLFHPRLVGLTGTEEQVREAARAYRVYYAKAPMKDGKPEDYLMDHSSFIYLMGPDGKFVGVYPGGTAADKIVQDLSGRIDG is encoded by the coding sequence ATGAAGGCACGATTCATCCGCATAGCCGCCGCATCCGTCCTCGCCATCGCCGTGTCCGCCGGCATCGCGTGGTGGCAGGTGCGCAACGCAGAAACCACCGTGGAAAGCGGGGTGAAGACCGCCGTGCCGATCGGCGGCCCCTTCACGCTGACCGACAACCACGGCCGCACCGTCACCGACGCCGATTTCCGCGGCAAATACATGCTGATTTACTTCGGCTATACTTATTGCCCGGATGTCTGCCCGACCGAGTTGGGGGTGATGACCCAGGTGGTGGACCAGCTGGGTCCGAAGGCGGAACGGATCCAGCCGGTCTTCATCACGGTCGATCCGGACCGCGACACTGTGGCGCACATCAACGATTATGTCGGGCTGTTCCATCCCCGGCTCGTCGGGCTGACCGGCACGGAGGAACAGGTGCGCGAGGCCGCCCGCGCCTACCGCGTCTATTACGCCAAGGCGCCGATGAAGGACGGGAAGCCCGAGGATTACCTGATGGACCATTCGAGCTTCATCTACCTGATGGGGCCGGACGGAAAATTCGTCGGCGTGTATCCCGGCGGCACCGCGGCCGACAAGATCGTGCAGGATCTGTCCGGCCGGATCGACGGCTGA
- a CDS encoding bacteriohemerythrin yields the protein MTVAVFERISIRGKIAAILAASGVGLVLIAVVSLIGLRAEMMTDRRDKTRSVVEIAHGLIAHFEARERTGALSRAEAQEAAKAALKALRHDGDEYFFVTDLHPRMVMHPIRPELDGTDVSRNADPNGKLLFQDFVRVVKAEGAGFVDYLWPQPGSAEPVAKLSYVKGFAPWGWLVGSGIYIDDVDDAFSRAAWRLAGTGLLIALTAGLLALLVSRAIVRPLGDLGRVMQELAGGNSAVAVPGLGRGDEIGAMARTVEVFRVQQIDLAGHWERQKIEHRVGEQRAQALKRLTDRFDATIAETIRTVGAAVGTLETTARALSATADRNRREATSVAGASQQASSSVQTVASAAEQLTGSIAAIGHQVVTSSAISTQAVEASHKAGERIDGLGQAARKIGEVADMIAGIASQTNLLALNATIEAARAGEMGKGFAVVAGEVKTLANQTANATEEIARHIAEVQEATRTAVAAIREIGTIVARSDEIGTSIAAAVQQQGAATGEIARSAGEAAEGTRQVSTSVDAVSDAALETERSAGALLDAAGGLSRQAEGLRAMVDAFLVNVEAINAAPLAALHDTPPAGSEAFMPWTDSLAVGEEEIDTDHMILIALMNEAASLARRAKASTGGGERRALGEAIGRLLAYTVLHFEQEERLMDRCGYPDAKAHKAQHEALLTRAGDLRRRLNAGDSVADELLALIREWLFEHIQRADKRIGEHLAAETAARSGGRRAA from the coding sequence ATGACCGTTGCCGTGTTCGAACGCATCAGCATCCGTGGCAAGATCGCAGCGATCCTGGCGGCGTCCGGTGTCGGGCTGGTTCTGATCGCCGTGGTCAGCCTCATCGGTCTGCGTGCCGAGATGATGACCGATCGCCGCGACAAGACCCGCAGCGTGGTGGAGATCGCCCACGGCCTGATCGCCCATTTCGAGGCGCGCGAGCGGACCGGCGCCCTCTCCCGCGCCGAGGCGCAGGAAGCGGCCAAGGCCGCGCTGAAGGCGCTGCGCCATGACGGTGACGAGTATTTCTTCGTCACCGACCTCCACCCGCGCATGGTCATGCACCCGATCAGGCCGGAACTCGACGGCACCGACGTGTCGCGCAACGCCGACCCCAACGGCAAGCTGCTGTTCCAGGATTTCGTGCGCGTGGTGAAGGCCGAGGGCGCCGGATTCGTCGATTACCTCTGGCCGCAGCCCGGCTCGGCGGAACCGGTGGCGAAGCTGTCCTACGTCAAGGGATTCGCCCCGTGGGGCTGGCTGGTCGGGTCGGGCATCTACATCGACGACGTCGACGACGCCTTCAGCCGCGCCGCGTGGCGGCTGGCCGGCACCGGGCTGCTGATCGCGCTGACCGCCGGGCTTCTGGCGCTGCTGGTCAGCCGGGCCATCGTCCGGCCGCTCGGCGACCTGGGCAGGGTCATGCAGGAGCTGGCCGGCGGCAACAGCGCGGTCGCCGTACCCGGCCTCGGCCGCGGCGACGAGATCGGCGCCATGGCCCGCACGGTCGAGGTCTTCCGCGTCCAGCAGATCGATCTTGCCGGCCATTGGGAGCGGCAGAAGATCGAGCATCGCGTGGGCGAGCAGCGCGCCCAGGCGCTGAAGCGGCTGACCGACCGCTTCGACGCCACCATCGCGGAAACCATCCGCACCGTCGGCGCCGCCGTCGGCACGCTGGAGACCACCGCCCGCGCCCTGTCCGCCACCGCGGACCGCAACCGGCGCGAGGCGACCTCCGTCGCCGGCGCCTCGCAGCAGGCCTCCTCCAGCGTGCAGACCGTCGCCTCGGCGGCGGAGCAGCTGACCGGCTCCATCGCGGCGATCGGGCATCAGGTGGTGACCTCGTCGGCCATCTCCACCCAGGCGGTGGAGGCCTCGCACAAGGCGGGCGAGCGGATCGACGGGCTGGGCCAGGCCGCCCGGAAGATCGGCGAGGTCGCCGACATGATCGCCGGAATCGCGAGCCAGACCAATCTCCTGGCTCTGAACGCCACCATCGAGGCGGCGCGGGCCGGCGAGATGGGCAAGGGCTTCGCCGTGGTGGCCGGCGAGGTGAAGACCCTGGCCAACCAGACCGCCAATGCCACCGAGGAGATCGCCCGGCACATCGCCGAGGTGCAGGAGGCCACGCGGACCGCCGTCGCCGCCATCCGCGAGATCGGCACCATCGTCGCCCGCAGCGACGAGATCGGCACCTCCATCGCCGCCGCCGTCCAGCAACAGGGTGCGGCGACCGGCGAGATCGCCCGCAGCGCCGGAGAGGCGGCGGAGGGCACCCGGCAGGTCTCCACCAGCGTCGACGCCGTGTCGGACGCGGCGCTGGAGACCGAACGGTCGGCCGGCGCGCTGCTGGACGCCGCCGGCGGGCTGTCGCGGCAGGCGGAGGGGCTGCGCGCGATGGTCGACGCCTTCCTGGTCAATGTCGAGGCGATCAACGCGGCGCCGCTCGCAGCGCTCCACGACACCCCGCCGGCCGGGTCGGAAGCCTTCATGCCCTGGACCGACAGCCTGGCGGTCGGCGAGGAGGAAATCGACACCGACCACATGATCCTGATCGCGCTGATGAACGAGGCGGCCTCCCTCGCGCGCCGGGCGAAGGCCTCCACGGGAGGCGGCGAGCGCCGGGCCCTGGGCGAGGCGATCGGCCGCCTGCTGGCCTACACCGTCCTGCATTTCGAGCAGGAGGAGCGGCTGATGGACCGGTGCGGCTATCCCGACGCCAAGGCCCACAAGGCCCAGCACGAAGCGCTGCTCACCCGGGCCGGCGATCTGCGCCGCCGCCTGAATGCCGGCGACTCCGTGGCCGACGAATTGCTGGCCCTCATCCGCGAATGGCTGTTCGAACACATCCAGCGCGCCGACAAGCGGATCGGCGAGCATCTCGCCGCCGAAACAGCCGCCCGATCCGGGGGCAGACGGGCGGCGTAA
- a CDS encoding PhoH family protein → MAKRSSKGIAAADDSTVHPLFPSMSSPAATGWDPLGGRDDRRDQSYLRKVKPQNPNQKLLMEAIKTHNLVVALGPAGTGKTYIAISSAVEALESGSVDRIVLSRPAIEAGESIGYLPGDMHEKMAPFLRPLYDALTDRLGSKRLRMMMADGTIEIAPVGFMRGRTLNNAFVVIDEAQNCTYAQIKMLLTRLGWHSTMVLTGDPDQTDLLDNLSGLADIARRLEAVEGIAVARLTEKDIVRHPLVASMLTVL, encoded by the coding sequence ATGGCCAAGCGTTCCAGCAAAGGCATCGCCGCGGCGGACGATTCCACCGTCCACCCGCTTTTCCCCAGCATGAGCAGCCCCGCCGCCACCGGCTGGGATCCGCTCGGTGGGCGCGACGACCGCCGCGACCAGAGCTATCTCCGCAAGGTCAAGCCGCAGAACCCCAACCAGAAGCTCCTGATGGAGGCGATCAAGACCCATAACCTGGTGGTGGCGCTCGGACCGGCGGGCACCGGCAAGACCTACATCGCCATCTCATCGGCGGTGGAGGCCCTGGAATCGGGAAGCGTCGACCGCATCGTCCTGTCCCGCCCGGCGATCGAGGCCGGCGAGAGCATCGGCTATCTCCCCGGCGACATGCACGAGAAGATGGCCCCCTTCCTGCGCCCGCTCTACGACGCGCTGACCGACCGGCTGGGCTCCAAGCGGCTGCGGATGATGATGGCCGACGGCACAATCGAGATCGCGCCGGTGGGCTTCATGCGGGGCCGCACCCTGAACAACGCCTTCGTGGTGATCGACGAGGCGCAGAACTGCACCTACGCCCAGATCAAGATGCTGCTGACACGGCTGGGCTGGCACTCCACCATGGTGCTGACCGGCGATCCCGACCAGACAGACCTGCTGGACAACCTGTCCGGGCTGGCCGACATCGCCCGCCGGCTGGAAGCGGTGGAGGGCATCGCCGTCGCCCGCCTGACCGAGAAGGACATCGTCCGCCATCCGCTGGTCGCCAGCATGCTGACGGTGCTCTGA
- the minC gene encoding septum site-determining protein MinC has protein sequence MSSASQVAERDVPFQLRGNSFTMMVLKVFAPTSPNFFTQLNVKVRQAPNFFHNAPVVLDFDDLPESIVFDLGAFVAQVQALNLLPVGFQGGPQAVREAAMNVGLTPMPSGRAAKLEEVVKAPDPRQPDQQAPVAAPQVLIEVVHRPTVVVTEPVRSGMRVYAEKTDLIVTSSVSPGAELLADGNIHVYGALRGRALAGFSGDTNARIFCHSLEAEVLSVAGNYRISEDIGSDFYKKAVQVFLRDGVLSMDLLKTG, from the coding sequence GTGAGCAGCGCCAGTCAGGTCGCCGAACGGGATGTGCCGTTCCAGTTGCGAGGCAATTCCTTCACCATGATGGTGCTGAAGGTATTTGCTCCGACATCGCCGAATTTCTTCACCCAACTGAACGTCAAGGTGCGCCAGGCGCCCAACTTCTTCCACAACGCGCCGGTCGTGCTGGATTTCGACGACCTGCCGGAGTCCATCGTCTTCGACCTGGGCGCCTTCGTGGCGCAGGTGCAGGCGCTGAACCTGCTGCCGGTCGGATTCCAGGGCGGGCCGCAGGCGGTGCGCGAGGCGGCGATGAATGTCGGCCTGACGCCGATGCCGTCGGGCCGCGCCGCCAAGCTGGAAGAGGTGGTGAAGGCCCCCGATCCCCGCCAGCCGGATCAGCAGGCGCCGGTCGCCGCTCCGCAGGTGCTGATCGAGGTCGTCCACCGCCCGACCGTGGTGGTGACCGAACCGGTGCGCTCCGGCATGCGGGTCTATGCCGAGAAGACCGACCTGATCGTCACCAGCTCCGTTTCTCCGGGGGCGGAGTTGCTGGCCGACGGCAACATCCATGTCTACGGCGCGCTGCGCGGCCGGGCGCTGGCCGGTTTCTCCGGCGACACCAACGCCCGCATCTTCTGCCACAGCCTGGAGGCGGAGGTTCTTTCGGTCGCAGGCAATTATCGTATCAGCGAAGACATCGGCAGTGACTTTTACAAGAAAGCCGTGCAGGTTTTCCTGCGCGACGGCGTACTCAGCATGGACCTTCTGAAGACGGGCTGA